From one Eucalyptus grandis isolate ANBG69807.140 chromosome 9, ASM1654582v1, whole genome shotgun sequence genomic stretch:
- the LOC104420788 gene encoding LOW QUALITY PROTEIN: protein EARLY-RESPONSIVE TO DEHYDRATION 7, chloroplastic-like (The sequence of the model RefSeq protein was modified relative to this genomic sequence to represent the inferred CDS: deleted 1 base in 1 codon): MSSRASKPSLYPDVPRSNPDSSSPFVSNPNNPRPAAPSSNLYPSLDMKDLHENLFPDPNYGYDPSSHRGGPGLDADAAAAAAAAAAEDALRSPSAPPDSSEEVLLRVPGAILHLIDKEYSVELGCGDFSLIALRQGENAVAVLARVADEAQWPLTKDGAAVKVDDSHYFFSLRALEKAKSGSDSSDDEGKKGGGASDDPLNYGLTFASKGQEGVFRELDAILEKYSAFSIQKVSRKAQKGEALDATVAKETSPADLQSDGKKKEIMEDKCRAYWTTLAPNVEDYSGTTAKLIAAGSGQLIKGILWCGDVTVDRLNWGNEVMKKRMTPAEKAEIDKKTLKRLKRAKKMTRMTEKVATGVLSGVVRVSGFVTSSVVNSSVGKKFFGLLPGEMVLASLDGFNKVCDAVEVAGRNVMATSSTVTTGLVSHRYGEEAGKATHEGLHAAGHAMGTAWAVFKIRKAFNPKSVIKPSTIAKSAAKAAAAEAKAKSKKSK, from the exons ATGTCGTCCCGCGCCTCCAAGCCCTCGCTCTATCCGGACGTCCCCCGATCCAACCCGgactcctcctcccccttcgtCTCCAACCCTAACAACCCCCGACCCGCC GCCCCCTCCTCCAACCTCTACCCTTCCCTCGACATGAAGGACCTCCACGAGAACCTCTTCCCCGACCCTAACTACGGCTACGACCCCTCCTCCCACCGCGGCGGCCCCGGCctcgacgccgacgccgccgccgccgccgccgccgccgcggcggaAGACGCCCTGCGGTCCCCGTCCGCGCCCCCCGACTCCTCCGAGGAGGTCCTCCTCCGCGTCCCCGGCGCCATCCTCCACCTCATCGACAAGGAGTACAGCGTCGAGCTCGGGTGCGGGGACTTCTCCCTGATCGCCCTCCGCCAGGGGGAGAACGCCGTCGCCGTGCTCGCGCGCGTCGCGGACGAGGCCCAGTGGCCCCTCACCAAGGACGGGGCCGCGGTGAAGGTCGACGACTCGCATTACTTCTTCTCGCTCCGCGCCCTGGAGAAGGCGAAGTCCGGGTCCGACTCGAGCGACGACGAGGGGAAGAAGGGAGGCGGGGCGTCGGATGATCCGTTGAATTACGGCTTGACCTTCGCGTCCAAGGGGCAGGAGGGGGTGTTCAGGGAGTTGGACGCGATCTTGGAGAAGTACAGTGCGTTCTCGATACAGAAAGTGTCTCGAAAGGCGCAAAAAGGAGAGGCCTTGGATGCTACCGTGGCGAAGGAGACTTCGCCGGCGGATTTGCAATCGGacgggaagaagaaggagatcaTGGAGGATAAGTGTAGGGCATATTGGACGACGTTGGCGCCGAACGTTGAGGATTACAGTGGGACCACAGCGAAGTTAATTGCAGCAGGGTCAGGACAGCTGATTAAGGGTATTTTGTGGTGCGGAGATGTGACTGTGGATAGATTGAATTGGGGGAATGAGGTAATGAAAAAGAGGATGACTCCTGCAGAGAAGGCAGAGATCGATAAAAAAACACTGAAGAGATTAAAAAG gGCAAAGAAGATGACAAGGATGACTGAGAAAGTAGCAACAGGTGTTCTATCTGGGGTTGTTAGAGTCTCCGGTTTCGTCACAAGTTCAGTTGTAAATTCTTCAGTGGGCAAGAAATTTTTTGGTCTACTACCAGGGGAAATGGTCCTGGCTTCACTTGACGGATTTA ACAAGGTGTGTGATGCGGTCGAAGTGGCTGGAAGGAATGTCATGGCTACGTCCTCTACTGTGACAACTGGACTTGTATCCCATAG GTATGGAGAAGAAGCTGGCAAAGCAACACATGAAGGGCTTCATGCGGCAGGGCATGCCATGGGGACAGCATGGGCTGTTTTTAAGATCAGAAAGGCATTTAACCCTAAGAGCGTTATTAAACCTTCTACTATTGCCAAGTCTGCTGCtaaagctgctgctgctgaggCGAAAGCTAAAAGCAAGAAATCGAAGTGA
- the LOC104419647 gene encoding uncharacterized protein LOC104419647 has protein sequence MDGAPAAPLPREFLDFLGENGLDPSIYAAGDRVPRYVRVKPGSESCLRELEGELACEPETVDWLPGFYSLPPRVQIAGTKAYREGKLYGIDAASGAAVLALSIAEGDHVLDLCAAPGAKLCMMLDALGDSGSVTGVDVSEHRLAACRTMLQKYAIGDWCRLFVADGTTFSVIPARVHSYKSCKSTTNEKAQTFQEWTSRRPWKERKRAAKARQSATSKSRLGFQYPEIIFYGKHSGVVGLIKDDLYRTVSDNELLNCGYDKVLVDAECTHDGSIRHIQKFEQWGWETLQQRVLNAERTDNLTLLQLKLLINGFRLLKVGGTLVYSTCSLTVAQNEDVVEQFLKENASAVLQEIDAAASWPCKSGRIPKTLRFDPSTSQTSGLFVAKFTKVGL, from the exons ATGGACGGAGCTCCGGCTGCGCCCTTGCCGCGAGAATTCCTCGACTTCCTTGGCGAGAACGGCCTTGACCCTTCGATCTACGCCGCCGGCGACCGCGTCCCTCGTTACGTGAG GGTGAAACCTGGAAGCGAGTCGTGCCTGCGAGAGCTCGAAGGCGAGCTCGCGTGCGAGCCGGAGACAGTCGATTGGTTGCCCGGTTTCTATTCGCTTCCGCCGCGGGTTCAGATCGCCGGTACAAAAGCGTACCGCGAAGGCAAA CTTTATGGGATTGATGCTGCCTCTGGAGCTGCTGTTTTGGCCTTGAGCATCGCTGAGGGAGATCACGTGCTCGATCTTTGCGCTGCTCCCG GTGCTAAACTTTGCATGATGCTGGATGCTCTTGGCGATTCAGGGTCCGTCACTGGTGTTGATGTTTCTGAACACCGTTTGGCAGCTTGTAGAACAATGCTGCAGAAGTATGCCATAGGTGACTGGTGCCGATTGTTTGTTGCTGACGGAACAACGTTTTCTGTCATTCCTGCTAGGGTTCATTCCTACAAATCAT GCAAATCCACGACAAATGAAAAGGCTCAAACGTTCCAAGAATGGACTTCTAGGAGGCCatggaaagagaggaaaagagcgGCAAAAGCCCGACAAAGTGCTACTTCCAAGTCTCGCCTGGGATTTCAATATCCTGAGATTATATTCTACGGGAAGCATTCTGGAGTTGTTGGCCTTATCAAAGATGACTTGTATCGGACTGTGTCTGACAATGAGCTTCTGAACTGCGGCTATGACAAG GTTCTTGTTGATGCAGAATGCACTCATGATGGTTCGATAAGACACATTCAGAAGTTTGAGCAGTGGGGATGGGAAACTCTTCAACAACGTGTACTGAATGCGGAGAGAACCGATAACCTGACATTGCTGCAG TTAAAGCTCTTAATCAATGGCTTCAGGTTGCTGAAAGTTGGTGGGACACTCGTCTACAGCACTTGCAG TTTGACAGTTGCTCAAAATGAAGATGTGGTAGAACAATTCCTCAAGGAAAACGCATCTGCTG TGCTGCAGGAGATTGATGCTGCGGCAAGTTGGCCCTGCAAGAGTGGTAGGATACCCAAGACTTTGCGCTTTGATCCTTCAACTTCT
- the LOC104419645 gene encoding proteasome subunit alpha type-7, which produces MARYDRAITVFSPDGHLFQVEYALEAVRKGNAAVGVRGTDTIVLGVEKKSTAKLQDSRSVRKIVSLDQHIALACAGLKADARVLINRARIECQSHRLTVEDPVTVEYITRYIAGLQQKYTQSGGVRPFGLSTLIIGFDPYTGAPSLYQTDPSGTFSAWKANATGRNSNSIREFLEKNYKDTSGQETVKLAIRALLEVVESGGKNIEIAVMTREHGLRQLEEAEIDAIVAEIEAEKAAAEAAKKAPLKET; this is translated from the exons ATGGCGAGGTACGACAGGGCCATCACCGTGTTCTCCCCCGACGGCCACCTCTTCCAGGTGGAGTACGCCCTCGAGGCCGTCCGCAAGGGCAACGCCGCCGTCGGCGTCCGCGGCACCGACACCATCGTCCTCGGCGTCGAGAAGAAGTCCACCGCCAAGCTCCAGGACTCGAG ATCGGTGAGGAAGATTGTTAGTCTGGATCAGCACATTGCATTGGCCTGTGCTGGCCTTAAAGCAGATGCTCGTGTATTAATAAACAGGGCACGAATTGAATGCCAGAGTCACAGACTTACAGTTGAAGATCCAGTGACTGTTGAGTATATTACACGTTACATTGCTGGTCTTCAGCAGAAGTATACACAGAGTGGGGGTGTGAGACCATTTGGTCTTTCAACTCTGATTATTGGTTTTGATCCCTACACTGGCGCACCATCACTGTATCAGACAGATCCATCCGGGACATTTTCAGCCTGGAAAGCTAATGCCACTGGTAGAAATTCCAATTCCATAAGGGAATTCCTAGAGAAAAACTACAAAGATACTTCAGGGCAGGAAACTGTGAAACTTGCTATACGTGCATTACTTGAG GTTGTCGAGAGTGGGGGAAAGAACATAGAGATTGCTGTGATGACAAGAGAGCATGGCCTGCGACAGCTCGAAGAGGCTGAAATTGATGCCATTGTCGCCGAAATCGAGGCTGAGAAAGCAGCTGCGGAGGCTGCGAAGAAGGCCCCTCTTAAGGAGACTTGA
- the LOC104419646 gene encoding LOW QUALITY PROTEIN: histidine kinase 1 (The sequence of the model RefSeq protein was modified relative to this genomic sequence to represent the inferred CDS: inserted 1 base in 1 codon) yields MAESFGIATPTTICSDFSTPPVSPMGTPLRKVFERISGLAYPWRRGRAPQGRHRVFRRDVQQDDFQYASARCLSSYYSVFVARLAIMVMLAILIGLLTILTWHITKTYTTKSLNSLAYGLRHELLQRPILRMWNILNSTVEITTAQVKLSEYVIRRYSKPDTQAEQVQLYEAMRDVTWALFVSRKALNAITINYRNGFVQAFHRDHRSSNTFYIYSDLMNYSISTSRPSNLNMLSSLHGWNDQTIHGNTSATWYRVSLDPVTGERIGKPRTILPDDLINIAGLSQVPDGVASWHVAVSKYSDSPLLSAALPVWDPSNESIVAVVGVTTALYSVGQLMKELVEFHSGHIYLTSQEGYLLATSSNTPLLINSTKGPKLMMANHSQDQVIQLGAEWLQRTYGNSFPANHEVHVENAELDRQHYYIDSFFLNLKRLPMVGVIIIPRKYILGKVDERAFKTLVILISASLCTLVIGCLCIXLLTNGVSKEMKLRAELISHLDARRRAEASSNYKSQFLANMSHELRTPMAAVIGLLDILVCDDCLTNEQYSTVTQIRKCSTALLRLLNNILDLSKVESGKLVLEEAEFNLARELEGLVDMFSVQCINHNVETILDLSDDMPKLVRGDSARVVQIFANLISNSLKFTPSGHIIIRGWCGNSRTMSDFVKLPLEHKISISSLKTKLKQHGSHARRASKKDNKVTLWFEVDDTGCGIDPSKWESVFESFEQADPSTTRLHGGTGLGLCIVRTLVNKMGGEIKVIKKNGPGTLMRLYLLLNAPVDGTEHNCSVDYAVHNIRVLLAQHGSTGRFIMSGWLRRNGVSTLEASGWNELTQILQELYQGRNSGAPYRTVNTEHAHELPRSEVTTFDDIQSEILIIVVDIELLDLNTDIWKEQLNFLDKYHRKAKFAWMLNHDTFNAVKVELRRKGHMLMVNKPLYKAKMIQILDAAIKERNSELLKRGSNSSKSMNKEEDLHECLEIDSEHYEGASSDELDTVETSRSGCTNTSPGEQKQQEGIKTPPALQHRTSNYHSFNSTLLSSDYNNLGNEEEACPTSPPLDCPDNAEGRFKCTRSVFSSKEKEDGNSEAQEQLLISKRPPAKVDPCSSKELDQKGSLEGLCILLAEDTPVLQRVATIMLEKLGAKVIAVGDGLQAVNALNSSLDVDAEDFRTTLHLQNANRMPQAGARSWQPYDLILMDCQMPQMDGYEATKAIRRSEAGSGLHIPIVALTAHAMSSDEAKCLEVGMDAYLTKPIDYKLMVSTILSLTKGVN; encoded by the exons ATGGCAGAGAGTTTTGGTATTGCAACACCAACGACCATATGCTCTGATTTCTCGACCCCGCCTGTTTCGCCGATGGGGACGCCTTTAAGGAAGGTGTTCGAGAGGATTTCGGGCCTCGCCTATCCTTGGAGAAGGGGGAGGGCGCCACAGGGCCGCCATCGGGTTTTCCGTAGAGATGTTCAGCAAGATGATTTTCAGTATGCAAGCGCTCGTTGCCTGTCGTCATACTACAGCGTCTTTGTGGCTCGCTTGGCCATCATG GTTATGCTGGCAATTTTAATTGGGTTGCTCACAATACTAACATGGCATATCACCAAAACCTATACGACAAAGTCTCTGAACAGCTTAGCATACGGACTGCGTCATGAGCTCTTACAGCGTCCCATATTACGGATGTGGAACATCCTTAATTCCACTGTTGAAATAACAACTGCTCAGGTTAAGCTCTCGGAATATGTGATCCGGCGGTACAGTAAACCTGACACTCAGGCCGAACAAGTCCAG CTGTATGAGGCAATGAGAGATGTCACATGGGCGCTGTTTGTGAGCCGTAAAGCGCTCAACGCGATAACAATCAATTACCGGAACGGCTTTGTCCAGGCTTTCCATAGAGATCATAGGAGCAGCAACACGTTCTACATATACTCCGACCTGATGAACTATTCAATCAGCACCAGCAGGCCTTCCAACCTCAATATGCTTTCGTCACTCCATGGATGGAACGACCAAACAATCCATGGCAACACATCGGCGACTTGGTACCGTGTATCTCTCGACCCCGTCACAGGCGAGAGGATAGGCAAACCAAGGACAATACTGCCCGATGATCTCATCAACATTGCTGGGCTTTCTCAAGTCCCTGATGGGGTAGCATCTTGGCACGTGGCTGTGAGCAAATACTCGGACTCGCCGCTGCTTTCGGCAGCATTGCCCGTGTGGGATCCTTCCAATGAGAGCATAGTGGCGGTCGTGGGTGTGACCACAGCGCTTTATAGCGTCGGCCAGCTAATGAAGGAGCTTGTTGAGTTTCATAGTGGGCACATTTATTTGACATCTCAAGAAGGTTACTTGCTTGCCACTTCTAGCAACACTCCTCTCTTGATCAATTCGACAAAAGGGCCGAAGCTTATGATGGCTAACCATTCTCAAGATCAAGTCATACAGTTGGGAGCCGAGTGGCTGCAGAGGACCTATGGAAACAGTTTTCCTGCAAATCATGAAGTTCATGTAGAGAATGCCGAACTTGATCGCCAGCACTATTACATTGATTCCTTCTTTCTGAATTTAAAAAGACTCCCGATG GTGGGAGTGATCATCATACCAAGAAAATATATACTGGGGAAGGTGGATGAGAGAGCCTTCAAAACATTGGTCATACTCATATCTGCTTCGCTATGTACCTTGGTGATTGGATGCCTCTGCA TTTTACTGACAAATGGAGTATCAAAGGAAATGAAACTGAGAGCAGAACTGATAAGCCACCTTGATGCAAGGAGGCGAGCCGAGGCATCAAGCAACTACAAAAGTCAATTTCTGGCAAATATGAG TCACGAATTGCGGACGCCTATGGCTGCAGTAATTGGATTGCTGGACATTCTTGTTTGTGATGATTGCCTAACGAATGAACAATACTCAACAGTCACCCAAATTCGAAAATGCTCAACCGCTCTGCTCAGGCTGCTGAACAATATATTGGATCTTAGCAAG GTGGAGTCTGGAAAACTAGTGCTGGAGGAGGCGGAGTTCAATTTAGCACGAGAACTGGAAGGACTTGTCGATATGTTCTCGGTGCAGTGCATTAATCACAACGTGGAGACTATCTTAGATCTTTCTG atgataTGCCAAAGTTAGTTCGAGGGGACTCCGCTAGGGTTGTCCAGATATTTGCAAATCTTATCAGCAATTCACTCAAATTTACTCCAT CTGGTCATATTATTATACGAGGATGGTGCGGAAACTCAAGGACCATGAGTGACTTTGTAAAGCTTCCTCTTGAGCATAAAATATCCATTTCTTCACTTAAGACAAAGTTGAAGCAACATGGTAGTCACGCAAGAAGGGCATCCAAGAAAGACAACAAAGTGACCCTCTGGTTCGAAGTTGATGACACTGGCTGTG GAATCGATCCAAGCAAATGGGAATCTGTTTTTGAAAGCTTTGAGCAGGCCGATCCATCAACAACTCGATT ACATGGCGGGACTGGTCTTGGCCTATGCATCGTACGAACCTTG GTCAACAAAATGGGTGGAGAAATCAAAGTCATCAAGAAGAATGGCCCGGGAACTCTCATGAGACTTTACTTACTCCTCAATGCACCTGTTGATGGCACGGAACATAACTGCTCAGTGGATTATGCCGTGCACAACATAAGA GTGCTACTCGCACAACATGGAAGCACGGGTAGATTTATAATGTCTGGATGGCTGCGCAGAAATGGAGTTTCCACTCTGGAAGCATCTGGATGGAATGAATTGACCCAGATTCTTCAGGAACTCTACCAAGGCAGAAATTCAGGTGCTCCATACAGGACTGTCAATACGGAACATGCACATGAACTCCCGAGATCAGAAGTGACAACTTTCGATGATATTCAAAGTGAGATCCTCATCATAGTCGTGGATATAGAGCTACTTGACCTAAACACAGATATATGGAAGGAACAGCTCAATTTCCTAGACAAGTACCACAGGAAGGCAAAGTTCGCATGGATGCTAAACCATGACACCTTCAATGCCGTTAAGGTGGAGCTCCGAAGGAAAGGACACATGCTGATGGTCAACAAGCCACTATACAAGGCCAAGATGATTCAAATTCTGGATGCTGCCATAAAGGAGAGGAACTCTGAACTCCTGAAAAGGGGCTCCAATTCTTCAAAAAGCATGAATAAAGAAGAGGACTTGCACGAGTGTCTAGAAATCGACTCTGAGCACTATGAGGGTGCGAGCTCTGATGAACTGGACACAGTTGAAACATCACGTTCTGGTTGTACCAATACATCTCCTGGTGAACAAAAGCAACAGGAAGGGATCAAAACCCCTCCTGCTCTACAACACAGGACATCGAACTATCACTCATTCAATTCTACTCTGCTGTCTTCCGACTATAACAATTTAGGGAACGAAGAAGAAGCATGTCCAACTAGTCCCCCTTTGGACTGCCCAGATAATGCCGAAGGCAGATTCAAGTGCACGAGGAGCGtgttttcttcaaaagaaaaggaagatggaAATTCAGAAGCACAGGAACAACTTCTGATCAGCAAGCGTCCTCCAGCCAAAGTTGATCCGTGTTCCAGTAAAGAATTGGACCAGAAAGGGTCTCTGGAGGGCCTGTGCATACTACTTGCCGAAGACACGCCAGTGCTTCAGAGAGTTGCTACGATCATGCTGGAAAAGTTGGGGGCTAAAGTCATTGCTGTTGGAGATGGCTTGCAGGCGGTGAATGCCCTGAACAGCAGTCTAGATGTAGATGCAGAAGACTTCAGGACGACGTTGCATTTGCAAAACGCGAACAGGATGCCTCAAGCAGGAGCACGAAGTTGGCAACCTTACGACCTGATCCTTATGGACTGTCAA ATGCCCCAGATGGACGGGTACGAAGCAACGAAAGCAATCAGAAGATCCGAGGCCGGAAGTGGCCTGCACATTCCGATTGTTGCGCTGACTGCGCATGCCATGTCATCAGATGAAGCCAAGTGCTTGGAGGTGGGAATGGACGCATACTTGACGAAGCCAATCGACTATAAGCTTATGGTGTCCACAATTCTGTCGCTCACCAAGGGAGTCAACTGA
- the LOC104419648 gene encoding MLO-like protein 4: MEEWGGPSLAETPTYAVAVVISVMVALGAFFQNSLEWSAKRLEQNKRKAQVAALEKIKDELMLFGFLSLLMGHWIVYFAKICVKSSTLSSRFHPCVRKNVIMAVENVVFPSLKKLNESGYSIEVIIGRQNHCPKGHEPFVSYESLEPLHRLLFALVIIHVSYSFAAIALAITKIYSWRTWEIHAKRMTIKEGSPSTMRMMRKSTFIFHHNLHPWSKDRVLVWLLCFGRQFWSSINREDYMALRLVFITTHKLPLSYDFHNFMVRSMEEEFRDIVGISVPFWIYAICCILLNIHGTNFYFWFSFLPAVLILLVGTKLQRVVAKSVVEIRDSCPARGHHHLNLRDELFWFGKPKLLLWLVHFITFQNAFEMATFIWSLWEIQGASCFMDDTRFLVTRLIFGIVSQFWCSFVTFPLYVLVTQMGSSSKQALISENTRRSLSMWKQRARRSCTSSSQSLLHETSATSTDCSLAKRARSSSFSGCSMEGGGSSGTNLPCHEAALSAGGSHNTLEELMSGDVYHCIPSSDEYSGHDESDCERT, translated from the exons ATGGAGGAATGGGGAGGTCCGTCACTCGCCGAAACGCCGACCTATGCGGTCGCAGTTGTGATCAGTGTCATGGTCGCGCTCGGTGCCTTCTTCCAAAATTCCTTGGAATGGTCTGCAAAG AGGTTGGAACAGAACAAGAGGAAAGCCCAGGTTGCTGCTCTAGAGAAGATCAAGGATG AGCTTATGCTTTTCGGGTTTCTCTCGCTGCTGATGGGTCACTGGATCGTGTACTTCGCAAAGATTTGTGTCAAATCTTCGACCTTGAGCAGCCGGTTCCATCCTTGTGTGAGAAAAAACGTAATCATGGCGGTGGAGAATGTCGTCTTCCcgagtttgaagaagttaaatgAATCGGGTTATAGCATCGAAGTGATCATAGGGAGGCAGAATCATTGTCCTAAG GGACATGAGCCTTTCGTTTCATATGAAAGTCTCGAGCCGCTTCATCGCCTTCTGTTCGCTCTTGTCATTATTCATGTATCTTACAGCTTTGCAGCCATTGCCCTGGCAATTACTAAG ATATACAGTTGGCGAACATGGGAGATCCACGCTAAGAGAATGACCATTAAGGAAG GTTCTCCAAGCACGATGAGGATGATGAGAAAATCAACCTTCATTTTCCACCACAACTTGCATCCTTGGAGCAAGGACAGAGTTCTCGTTTGGCTG CTTTGCTTCGGCCGCCAATTCTGGAGTTCTATTAACCGAGAGGACTACATGGCTTTACGGTTGGTCTTCATTACT acacataaacttcctctatCTTACGATTTCCATAACTTTATGGTCCGGAGCATGGAGGAGGAATTCCGTGATATTGTTGGCATTAG TGTGCCCTTTTGGATATATGCGATATGCTGCATACTCTTAAATATTCATG GAACCAACTTCTACTTCTGGTTTTCCTTCCTTCCAGCAGTT CTGATCCTTCTAGTTGGCACCAAGCTGCAGCGCGTGGTGGCAAAGTCAGTGGTCGAGATCAGGGACTCCTGCCCAGCCAGAGGACATCATCATCTTAATCTGAGGGATGAGCTCTTCTGGTTCGGCAAACCAAAGCTTCTCTTGTGGTTGGTGCATTTCATAACCTTTCAG AATGCATTCGAGATGGCGACTTTTATTTGGTCCCTG TGGGAAATTCAGGGTGCTTCTTGTTTCATGGACGACACCAGATTCCTGGTGACCCGGTTAATATTCGG GATTGTTTCCCAGTTCTGGTGCAGCTTCGTTACTTTCCCCCTTTACGTTTTGGTCACTCAG ATGGGCTCGAGTTCCAAGCAGGCCCTGATCTCTGAGAACACTAGGAGATCGCTCAGCATGTGGAAGCAGCGGGCCAGGAGGAGTTGCACATCGTCCAGCCAGTCACTTCTCCACGAGACCTCGGCCACGTCGACGGACTGCTCGCTGGCCAAGCGGGCCAGGAGCTCCAGTTTCTCAGGGTGCAGCATGGAAGGAGGCGGTTCTTCGGGGACCAACCTCCCGTGCCATGAGGCTGCTCTATCCGCCGGAGGGAGTCACAATACCCTGGAAGAGCTTATGTCGGGAGATGTGTACCATTGCATTCCAAGTTCCGACGAGTACAGCGGTCACGACGAGTCGGACTGCGAACGAACCTGA